aggcaaGGGGCGGGCTTGTAACATGGAATGTATATTTGTTGGggaaataacctggagacacCAGTCTTGTTGGGGATTAATTGGAGCTAGAGTTGGAGCCTGGagtaggctcaggttttgttgcaGGGCCACTTGGAACCTAATGCTGGGTACTaacctgttagtttacctgagttcaaacttaggtcagatTTTCTgaaatggagtctgaatttaaGAGCTTTAGCATCTCCTCATCATCTTTATTTAGCAATGAGAACTAACTGAGTGCAGGTTCCCAGAATCTACTTGCAGACCCTCTTGTGCAAGCTTTGGGGTGGGCAGTTAGTATTAGCAGTGACATCCTTTTAATAATTTGTGCTGTTTTGGAATTTTAGAATTCATCAGCCAGTGTAGACAAACTGAAATATCAGAATGTTTTACCTTATTGAGGGCAcggtgtatgtgtatttgtgtgtgagtgtttgtgtgtgtgtgtgtgtgtgtgtgtgtgtgtgagagagagagagagagagagagagagagagagagagagacagggagagagagacacacagagctaAAGAGACAAGACACCGAGAGACAAAGAATGTGTGCgtacatgtctgtctctgtgtgcatacatgtctCTGTGCATATGTCAACTCTGCCATAGAATCAGGATAAGACCAGTTTTTGAGACTCTCGCTATAAATGCATCATGAGAAGGATCCTTGGGCCTGAGAATCTGGCTGCAGAAGCAGTGGGGTCTTTCTAGAAGGGGGACAACCATGAAGTCCTGGCTCTGTATGAGTGTCCTAGAATACTGAGTCTAGGTGCGCTGGGCTAGTGCGTGCAGTCCTGGAATCTGACCTATCAGAGCTAACAGAGCAGAATGATTGATTAACAATCTGAATGTCTGAGCTCAGGGATCCAGAGAACAGTCAGGGAACAGTGCCCTGGCACGAGAGCCATGGTTCAGTCTGTCCCTGGGCGTCTCCTTCTGTGTCTCAGACTGGAGAACACAGCTACACAGATGCCCAGGCCATCAGCCAACTGTTCTGATGGCTTATGAGACTTTACAGGAAGGTCAGGGTCCCCatgagagggacagagggcataGGTCCTCTTGATGATTCATGTCCTCAGGGAAGAAGTCTAATGAATCGTCTCCTGCAGACAAACGGTAAGGGACGCAGCTGATCTGGGCAGCCGTCCTGCCCCAGTGTCAGGGCCTTGCTCGTTTTTAAGGCTACCTTGTAGACACTGCGACATTTGTTCCCCAAGTGTGCTGTCTGTTGCtaggaaacagagacacagggacacagtggcCACATGAGCCTCCCACAGACCACAGGTGACAGATGGGAAGCACCAGGTCTCTGTCTCCAGCCCCGTGTCCAGGGATCCACCCTGGAGCCTTCTCAGGTGTCTGTAAATCACAGAGGAGCTCATGTTGACCTTGGACATCAGCTGCTTAAGGGGACATCTTGTCCAAATACTGAGAACAAACGGACAGTCAGATGTGTCTCCAGAAGTAACCCTCATGTCTGTGAAGGATTTCTGAAGCATTCAGGCCTCCTGAGGCCATGGACTAGACAGGCAGTCATGTGACCGCTGCTGTCCAAAAGTCGCTCCTCCTGGAACACCGTGGACAGGGTTCTGCTTCCCTCCCATCAGATCCTGCATCTATCCAGGGCTTCCTTGGCTCAGGAGTCACTGATTTCAAACAACGTTACCATCTCCCCTCtgtgtgggtaccaggcatggaTGCTGCCAAGATGACAATcacataaaatattgaaataatgcaAATAGAAACCGCTGTATCAGGAATTATATCTGCTTGGTCCTCACCTGTGGAGGACAGGGTGTTCCAGGTGAAGGAAGAAGGTGGTTTTCTCTCAATCCTCCTTGCCTGCCTCTCATATCCTCCATTCTTCTGAGGCTTGTCCTCTGTCATGTGTGGTCCGTGCCTCCTGTCAGTCAACATGGAACCCCTGGTAAGGTGAGCACATGCTATGATGGTCTAGCCTGGGTGGTGACCCAGTCCTGTTCATTGTCTCCTGTGACATTTCCCAACAGAAATCAAGCACCGAGGACAGGCTGTGGATGTTTCTACGGGAAGTTCAGTGTGCAGTCTTCCTGTGTCTGATGTGGAGGACAACTTTAGGCAGCAATGCTTTGGAGGGTGCTGGCCTGGGCTCAGCAGCAGAGGTCAGTGCAGCTGGAGGGACACAGCTCCAAGGTGCAAGGCAGACAGTTGGTCCCTGAGGACCAGAGGAGACACTGGGGCGATGGCTCCAGGTCCTCAGAGACACTGGGGCGTTGGGTCCAGGTCCTCGGAGGCACTGGGGTGGTGTGTCCAGGTCCTCAGAGACACTGGGGCGATGGCTCCAGGTCCCACCTGTGGAGGGTAAATGGTCACAGCCTCTGAGCAGGTGACAGGCTAAAGCTGAGGACAGCAGGACTCTCACTTACTCATGTCGTAACTGACAGAGGATCCTAGAGATGTGAAACCTGGAACCCAGTGAGTGTCACCTACAGTGACCTGAACACTAACTGTGGGGATAACAGTGCTGAGCATATTAATCATTAAGTGTATTAATAAGTCCCGTCCCATCCTTGCTACAAGTGTTTAAATATAGAGGCATAGAGCCAGGACACTTGGTCACCCTGGGTTTATGACGCAGATCCTCCTCCCCCTGTGAGGACCAGGACATCCTGGCCTGGCCCAAGCACATGCAGCCAGGCCCAGAATTGAGCCACAGTGGGTTGGAGGGACTTCTCTCGCCTAGAGAGGCTTAGGGTTGTGCAGCGGACATCTTGGACCCAGATTTAATGAACACATGGGTTTAGactgtttcttctctgtgtgtgctgtTGATAGACCAGGGCTCGTGCATGCTACATGAGAACTCTTCTACAACCCTGCACCCCACATCTGCCTGGGACCTGTTTAACTGGGGTTACAGTGCAGATACTCTATCCTTCTCTAGACCAGGATTTCCCTCTGCTGACATCCGGTGTGGCTTTATTGGGTTTGCTCCAGTGGCTCAGATGTCCGGCTGATATTCCCCTCAGACACTCATTTCCACCCAGCTCACCCCTGCCCCTCCCGGCCAGGCAGGCTCTCCTGCTCTAGCACATTAGTCTTGGGTCATGACAGGGAAGCCCGGGTGCCTCCCCAGTGCTCTTTGTTCCCAGCAGTTCCACCCCTACCTGTGCATCCTACACTCGCCTTGTCCAGAGCTTGACCATTGGCCTCGATAGGGTCAATTACAGGCCTTGGGAAGTGCATTATTGAAATGTCAGcaccagccaggcggtggtggcacacacctgtaatcacagcatgtgagaggcagaggtaggcagatttttgagtttgaggccagcctggtctacagagtgagttccaggatggccagcgctacacagagaaaccttgtctcagaaaaaaaaaacaagcccaaagaaccaaaaaacaaaaaaatatgtgAGCACTGAGCTTTGGGATGAAGCCTTGGCTTCATGAATAGTTGTGGACATTAATTCCCAGCAGCGCACAAACAGTTCCCAGTCCtctcatgagatccagctcttcTTCTTGCATGGCTGGTTTCTCCTGAGTGACCTGGGTTggtgttggagagagagagagagagagagagagagagagagcgagagagagagagagagagaaattttctCTCAGGTGGAAGGAATGTTCCGGGGGAAGGTGTACCTAAGGTCCTGTGGACTATGTTTCTGTCACCCCTCACATGCCTTCCTGTCCCCCCATTTTCCTTCGGGATCGCCATGACCCTGAAGGATCACTCACGACTTGGAACCATGCCCGTGTTCCTTTCTCCCAAGTGCCCCCCGGTCCTGTCTTGTCTCAGCTGGTGATTGGCTTCTGCTCCGAGTCCAGTGGAACCAGAAGAGGCAGGGGATGGATGTGCCTGGAGGCCTGTCCTGAGTCAGGATTGAACTAATTTGTTGAACTTGCTGTTCCACTAACTCTTCAAGTTAGACATGCCTGGCTCAGGATCTGTGATGTGGGAAACCTGAAACCCAAGGTAGATGTCCCTGAGCTGTGTCCTGGCTCTGAGCATCCGGCTGTGCGGGGCTGGGGACAGCAGTACATGTGATGtctgcagggagagagagagggggacacTCACTTGGAGAATGGGGAACTTCCTGTGGTGTCTCCCTTTGGAGGAGGTGGACTCAACAGTTGGATACAGTGTCCTAGTTAGAATTAACTGTTACCATGACACAGCCCAGTCACCTGGGGGGAAAATCCTACACTGAATAACTTCCTCATGAACTCTGGCTGTGGACATGTGTGAGCGACTGTCTTCACTGATGCAGGAGGCTCAGGCCACCATGGGCAGCACTGTCTGTGGGCAGATTGTCCTTGGTTCTGTTAGAGAGTTGGCTAAGCATGGGCCAGAGCATGAGCCAGCAAAccacctgtttctgccttgaCCTCCTGCAGGGCTACACCAGGACCCAGACCTGGACAGGAAATTCGTGCTCTGCCCTCCTGAACTGCTTCTGTGCAGGGtgcttttatcacagcaagagaacaaGACCTAGAGCGGTGTACAGGGAAGAACACTGGCGTATCTGTTTGAATCACTGTTCTGTTCCCTGCCCTCAGTAGACGACCCCTCAGTATCCAGCGGGCAGAGAACGAGGAACTGAGACAGCAGATATGGGCCAGTGAGTACAGTGCTCCCCTCTCCATCACTGTCCTCTAGTTTGAGTCTGGAGAGAAATGTACCATGCCTTTGCACTGACATTTTGTGAGCACAAGGCTTCTCCTGAGGGCCCGTCCTCTGGAAGCACACTTCATCCAACTTTAGTCCAGGACTTCCCGGGGAGAATCTGGAAGGCTGTCTAGACCCACCCTACACTAGATGGAAACAGGGGTTGGTCAGAGCACCATGAGCAGGATGACAGGCCCTGCATCCCCCCTGTGCTGAAGGGATCCAGGCAGGTCACATTTGACTGGTTGACCACCCCTGCTGTAGAACTAGACATGAGACTGCAGTTCTCCCAGAGAACCCCAGGGGGCGATATCAGGATGACTCAACACTCAAGCAATTTGTTCCCTGAGCCTAGGGAGATTTGTTTACCTTGCCTAGGAGACTGCTTTCCATCCCTCTTCCTACTACCCTGGATCTCCCTCCCTAGACCCTGCTCTGTTTCTTGTGTCTGAGAATAGCCCTCTGTCTGGGGAACCTGAAAGTCCCCTCCCTCTGTCATCCCCCATAGAAGACAGGATTGCTGATGGGGCGTCACCcagacaaagggcagagctgaccCAGGAAGACCAGCGAGAGCTGTGCTCAGCCAACACAGGGCAGCTGACCCATAACACTGCCTTTGGTGGTTCCACACCTTCAACCCTCATATCCTTGTCACCTTCCTGCTGGGAAATCTTCCCAGAGCACTGAGGACAAGGGCAGACTGGGAGCTCAGCTGGGTCTCTGTGTCACAGGGACACATAGGCAGGATGGAGGCTCCCTCTTTGATGCTGACAGACTCACATCCAGAGGTCAGCAGATGTCAGCCCTTGGATGAGTCATTGTTCTCTGAGCGCATGTCGACCTTATCAGTCTTGTCACTCAAGGTGTTGGCTGAGGAGAAACATAAAGGGAGAAAAGTTGAGAAAGATGCGGGACAGCACAGAGAGTGGAAGGGACTGAGCAGTGCTGTGGACACAGGCCCACCACCCACAGCCCGTGGGATTCTGGGAAGTGCTCCTGCTGGGAGACAACTCAGCTCAGAAGGGGGAAGGACAGCAGAGGCCAGGTGCCTTGTGGGAGCTGAAGGCCTTCTCCTCAGAGGAAGGACAGTACTGTGAGGATACCTATGGAGGTGTCCTCTGAGCATCTTGACAAGGGCTGTAACCCCTGGAAGAGGCTCCTGCTCACAGGTTAGTGTTTCAAAGATCTGACTGTGCGTGGGAAGGGGaactcagaggccagaggtgtcctGAAGAGCTGAAGATGTCTAGAGGagacttggtttctgtttgtagtCACTGTGCAGAAGGTACAGTGAGGCACGGAGGTCAGCACAGGAAGCTCTGAGcagacaggagctgatgaggGGAGATTGGAGCCCCAGCTGCCCCTATTCAAAATCAGTCACACGGCTGCCATTGGAAGCCCATGTTCCCACCCATGACAGGGCGACTCTCCAGATAGAAATCAaacctgggagggccagagaGGCACCTCGGTGTGTGGAGACATGACAGTGAGTTCATTCGTCAGCTCGCAGGGCAGATGGAGATACGGACTCCTGCAGGGTCCTCTGTGCTCTCCACACAGGCGCGTGCCACTCCCCTGCAGTGTGTACACTGAGGCAGGTGCCTTCCCAAACTCATGCATCCAATACAGAAATAAATCACACTTGAATGTAATGATTGGCATTTGCTACAAACCTGAGAACTATGTAGATAAATTCCTGGAGATaaccttttccctctctccctccctgcctccctccctcccttcctttcttcctgtttcctctgttccccccaacccctgtctGTTTTCACCCCCATTTTCTAAGATCTTTTCAGGAACTGAACCTTCCAAAAAGATAATTCCAATTGTTGTCCTCACAAACACCTTTTCTAGTGAACCGAAAGTCAGAGTACCCAGAGGGGAAACTTACTGGTTTAATGGAACTGTAAATAGAACAGAAAACATTTCAGAAAGTGAGGACTgtgtgcaggaggaggaggaggacgaggaggaggaggaagagaaggttaGAGATCCCCTTTTCCTCACACCAGACACTCTTTATATGAAGGGTGATATGGGGACACCTGAGTCGAGGATTCCACAACGAGGAAATGACATGCTCTGAGGTTCTGAGGGCATGGAGGTCACATTGCTCCCCTCCACTGAGGGTGCACCCCTACCCACAGGCATGAGCTGAGGCGTGCTCACACCTGCTCAGGATTGGtggcttctgtctcttcccttctagcctccctcttaacctgctgcctcctgcccaCCATTGCACAAGTCACCGTGGAATATTCACCATCCCATGTGGTTGAAGGAGAAAATGTTCTTCTACGTGTTGAAAATCTGCCAGAGAATCTTCTAGCCATTGTCTGGTTCAAAGGGGTGACAGACACGAGGCACGGAATTGCGCTGTATTCGATGGCCTATGACCTACTTGTGACGGGGCATGTGCACAGTGGTAGAGAGACAGTGTACAGAAACGGGTCCCTGTGGATCGAAAATGTCACCCAGGAGGACACAGGATTCTACATTCTTCAAACCATAAGGGAACCTGGAGAAATTGTATCAAATGTACCCGTGTACATCCAAGTGCACTGTAAGTAATTGTTTGTGAACTCTGGGTTCTGGGTGGGGTCCTTCCACTAGGCATGCAGAAGTGTCAGGCCTGGCCTTGTCTCCTTCCTCCTGTATTGTGTCTCCCCGTTGGGACTTGAGCATTAGTGaaggacacacatggtggagAATAATGTCAATTGTGCAGAATCCTTCAATTGACTTCACCTTGGAGAGACCTGCCAAGGACAGGCCAGCCAAGGACATCAGCCTCTGTCTAGACTCTTGGGGTCCTTTGTAGGAAACTGAGCTTCAGGAAGACCTTGAGGGGAGTGAGAAGGGCCTGTGGTAGCCATGGGCAGCTTACAGAGTTGTGTCTCCACACCTGTATTCCAGACTCAACTCCTGGTGGCCCTGAGGAGATTTTTGCTAGGGTTGGATCTTGACTTTCTGTCTGCAGAGAAGAGTGCTTGTGAGTCGTCAATGTCTTCTCCCTGTGGCACAGACAGAGCACTGCCATGAGAACCACGATTAGGCTGCGTGTCCTGGCTCTCCCTAGTGACCCAGAGTGAGAGCACACCAGGGCAGACTCCCAAGACATTAACGCAGGGTCCTGATGGGCTTCTGAGAGTTCCAGGAAGGCCAGGGTCCCatcaggaagggagagaggaacctATCTTCCTAACACATTCTTGTCTTTTGGGACAAGTATTTTTTTCCCCAGGCCAATGAGGACAGGCTCTGCTGCTGTGGACAGTTCCCCAGACATGAGCTGCAGTTCCCACAGTGAAGAGCAGAGATAGCCTGGGACAGTCAAGGAACATTAACAAACCTATATTCCTGAATCAGGACCTCACTTGACCCTGACGTTTATCTCTTCACTGTAGACCTGGAGGTCACTGGCACAGTCTCCTCAGACCTCTTAACTGCTTCCTGTATCTGCTACCCTGCTAGGGGATCATGTTCACATTCCAGACATGTATTTTCTCTGGGAATGAAAGGGTGTCCTATGGGAATCAGCTAGACAGAGGTTGAGGGCATCTTAGAAAGGCCAGGGAGCACATGGGCAGACCCACCACCAGTTCAGCAGGCAGAGAAAGTGTGAGCACCATCTTGAAACCCTCCAAGGGATGATGGAGGCCAGAGCAGTCCTTCCAGGACGCAGGTCAGCTTCTCCCACACTCAGGATGTGAGCTCCTGTCAGGTCTGCTCCTGGGCCTTTCTTCTCCCTCAGAACCCTGACTGGTGACTGCAGTGAGATGGTGTCTGTCCCCTTCCCCACTCATCATGCACCTGGTCCCATTGGATCCCTCACAGACAGCTGTCACCTTCTTCCTGAGAGCAAATTCCATCTTTCAAGAGAACTGAGGACACAGGGCAGACTTGGTGCCCAGCTGGGATTCTGTGTCACACAGGGAGTGCAGAGGCTCCCTGTTTTGTGCTGACTGACCCAGGATGAGAACACAAGAGAGGGCCACCCCTGGGTGAGCCTCCATTGTCTGGGGGACCAGATGGGATACAGGCAGAGGACACACCAGGCTGCAGAGTCCAGGGAGGCCCCCTCTGTACTCTCTGCAAAGCCTGTAGCGCCTGGCGGGCCCTCCTGACCATGGGTGAGGAGACCACACTCTACAGAGTGTGAGAGGAGAGTTATTTTCAGTTATTCTCTGGAGTCTCCTCAGGAGCTCAATGTCCTGAGAGAGTCTCAGGGCTTGTAGGAGAGAAGACCCAGTGGGAAAGAGGctcagcagaagcaggaggctcTGGGTGAAGAAGTAGGGGAAGGAGGAGACTGTTCTCACACACAGTTAATCAGCATGTGCACAGTGGTCTGAGGTCTGACAATCTCAGCTGTGAAATCCCAAAAAAGAACCCAAGCTGGTGTTGATCTGTGTCATGGCCCAGTAGGTCTGGGTGTTTGCTTCATGTCTAACGACCTGAGAACCAGTGAATGGAAGATGTCCCCTGACGTCCACCTAGAGATGGtatactgtacacacacacacacacacacaaacacagacacacacacagagacacacacatacactcatacccactcacacacacacacacacacacacaaacacacacacacacacacacacacacacacacacacacacatatacccagtGTAAAAAAATAAACGAAGTTAATGGAAGAATTGTACACTGTATCCTCATACTTATAAATTTGTTAAACccatgagcatgcatgtgtgggaCCTTGAAAAGAATGGTTCTGagacatcattcattcattcaatcattcaaTAGTTCCCCACAGATATCTGATGTGCTTTTAGGCAgcctctctttaaaaaatataagaccACAACCAATTCTCACAATTCTCTTGCCCTTGTGTACTGGAAGAGAGATCAATGACAAAATCTAGAACATAATCAGGTGTTGGGGGCAGtcattaaagaaacagaaacacaccAAAAGCTTCAGAGAGTGAAGACTGGTCTATTGGGAAGAGGTCGAAGGCAGCTCTCCAACGCACATTACACTGAGTGTGAGCAGGGGTCTAAGGTCAGTGAGGCAGGGCCATGTTCGCACCCAAGGAGAGCACCATAGAGAGGAAATGACAAGCGACGACACGGAGCACATGGAGGTAATGCGCTGACCTCCACCACGTAGGTCAGGGAGGCCCTCACCCCCACACCTCAGCTGAGCAATGCACACAGGCACTCAGGACACAGGGCGCCATATTATCCAAACACAGAAGTCCTAGTATTGATGACTCTCTGTTACCTTCTAGCCTCTCGCTACATCTGCGGCCGTCCATCTCCACCTGTACAGCCCACTGTTGAGTCAGTGCCGCCCAGCGTTGCTGAAGGGGGAAGCATTCTTCTCCTTGTTCACAATCTTCCAGAGCATCTTCAATCCTTCTTCTGGTACAAAGGGCTGATTGTATTCAACAAGGTTGAGATTGCCCGCTACAGAACAGCCAAGAATTCAAGTGAGCTGGGCCCTGCCCACAGTGGTCGAGAAACGGTGTTCAGCAATGGCTCCCTGTTGCTGCAGAATGTCACCTGGAAAGACACGGGATTCTACACCCTACGAACTCTGAATACGCATAAGAAAACAGAATTAGCACACTTTTACCTCCAGGTGGACAGTAAGTGATTCTCTGTGATCATTCAGTGCTGGGTGGGGCTTTGGCACACAGGCTGCCCATCCTGCCATGTGACTAACTCCTTTCCGAACTTTCTTCCCATGACGGGGTTTATCCACTGTGTGCAGGACACACATGTAGGAGGGAAATACCCACGGGTCAGACTCTGTCTTCTGACTGGCCCTCGTGTCTAGGAGGACATAAGGTGGCCCACTGCTCTGTCGGTTGAGGTTCTTGCAATGCTCTGTGGCCTCCTCACAGAGTGGTGAGCATGAGGAAGCTCTGGCTCCAGTTGTCTGACCCAGGTTGGACTAACAATGTCCTTGGTACCATGTTCCAGGAGTTCTCCTGGTCTGAGCAGACTGTGAACAATGGTCTTTGGCTGTCTACATCAATACAGTAGATTTCGTATCATTAAACAGGGgagtttttataaaaatgaaaagaaaagtaaaaaacaacagcaaaaaagcaAAGCAACCCAGGATTGTCATagacaaaatggagagagctggTTTCTGCCTGTGTCCTCACAGTCTGCACATCCTGCTCTTATAGCACATGTGACCAGGGTAGATATGCTCACAGTATACtggcccctcccacatcagtcgCCAGTTGAAAGATGTACTATACATGTGCCCACCGACTCTGGCTTGTGTTATGTTGACATAAAGCCTGCCAGCATAATTCCTGGGCCTGCTAAGAAGACCAGCCTGCTCCAAGCCCTCAGCCAGCCCTAGTCCTGGGGGTTGCAGGCAGAGTGGTAAGAACATGGAGAACGTGAGATCAGAGGTTGACTGCAGGTACAAAGGAAATGAGAAACGTCAGAAAATGACTATTTGGGGTGTGTAGAGACCAAGGTCATGGAGAGGTGTCATCTCAAAGTgcagtgtgcatgagtgtgtgctgtGTCTGAGGGAGCACAGTGAGGGGGCGGCTGTGGAGACACCAAGGAGAGGGCAACATGCCGAGGAAATGACTCCACGGCACTGAGGGAACAGAGGCCAATTGACTGAATTCATCAGGtgggagagacacacacacctgcatgtctAGGCTGGGTAAAGAATCCATCTTGTGAGGACTCAGGCCAATACCACTTTTATACCCAGCACAATGATCCCGTGTGATggcttttctcctttcccttccagcctccctttccttGTGCCGTGACCCTCTCACCTCTGCCCAACTCACAATCGAGCCAGTGCCAGGACATGCTGCTGAAGGGGAAAGTGTTCTTCTCCAGGTCCGTAATCTGCCAGAAGATCTGCAAACCTTTTCCTGGTACAAAGGAGTGTATAGCACTGAGGCCTTTAAAATTGCAGAATACAGCGTAGCGACGAAGTCCATCTCGAGTGGCCGTGCACACAGCAGAAGAGAGACAGGGTACACCAATGGATCCGTGCTGCTCCAGGATGTAACCGAGAAGGACTCGGGCTTGTACACACTCATAACGACAGACAGCAATTTCAAAATTGAAACAGCACACGTGCAAGTCAACGTACACAGTAAGTGACTCTCTATCTCTTCCAGCTGCTGGGTGTGGCTTTGACTACTTCCAGAGTGGACTGTGAGGAGTGGGCTGTCTTGCTCTCTCCCCCACCTCACTGTGTCCTCACATTGGCATTTGGCAGTTACTGCAGGGCACACCCGGTGTGGACCACCAGCATTAGATCAGCGCTCTTCCCCTTTTGTTTCCTGCAGAGGTAGACTCAGCCTAAGAACGTCAGACTCGGACCTGACCCTTGGGGTCTCACCATGCCCACAGCCCTGATAGAGACTCCAAGGGGTCTGATAAGTCCTAGCTGAGGAAGTCACAGAGTCCCCACACACAGCACCAGGAAGGCCTGTCCGCAAATCTCTGTGATGGTTACATCCATGGCGAGCCTGGAAAATGTTTTCGTCATTGCTTTGCTTTGCAATTCTGTAAGCGCTGACGTGGTACACGGCTGTCCTGGCATGTGTCACCATCCATGCACTGCCATGAGAGCCACTGTTGTGCTAGTTACCCTGGACATCTTCCACAGAGACCCCGCCAGGAATGCATAGCTGGACAGGACGATCTGTGCCCCAGGCCATTCACTAGCTGCTTGGATGGCCTTATGCTACCCTCACAGGAAGGTCAGGGTCTCCAAGTGATGGACAAAGGATACTGGTCCTTTTGGCAAATGTTTGTCCTCTGGTGTCCAGCTCCTGGAATTCTCTCTcacaggcaaaaaaaaatctcagagttgCTAAACTGGGCAGCTCCCAGACATGAGAAGCAATTCACTAGATGTCAAAGTAACTCAGCCTAAGACTTCAGAATCTATGCAATCTCGTGAGGGTCTTGCCTTCCTCAGAATGCAGAAAACTCAGAAAAGCAATTCTAGGCACCTCTCACTTAGGGTGTATTCTGGCTCCATCCCTGACGCTGCAGACCTGGACTTCTCCTGGGCAGTCTCTCAGACTATTTAGCACATTACTCTGTCAGAGGATCCTGTGTTACTAGGTTCCAGGCTCTTCACGGCATATCCCAGGGGGAATCACCTAGACAGAGGACAGCTGCCTCCCAGGAAGGACATGGCTGACCCTAGGTGAGGTTCAGCCAGCACAGGATGCTGAGAGTCCCTCGGAAACTCTGCCTAGGTTTATGGCCCCACTGTCCTCTCTCTAGGGTCCAGGTGACCTTATGTTTCTCAACCACATGTAACTCCCCACACAACCACTCCTGGGTCTCATGGCAACACACCCTGACTGGTGACTCCAGTGAGCATGGGTCTGTCCCCTTCCTAGTTCAGTCAGCAGGTCCCTTCTCAGTCCTCACAAGCATCTCTGTCTTGTTCGTGTAGAGTTGATCCAACCTCAGTATTGAGAACAGGGGCAGCTTAGGATCCTGGGTCATAAAGGACACACTGGG
This portion of the Apodemus sylvaticus chromosome 1, mApoSyl1.1, whole genome shotgun sequence genome encodes:
- the LOC127683919 gene encoding pregnancy-specific glycoprotein 22-like, with the protein product MEVSSEHLDKGCNPWKRLLLTASLLTCCLLPTIAQVTVEYSPSHVVEGENVLLRVENLPENLLAIVWFKGVTDTRHGIALYSMAYDLLVTGHVHSGRETVYRNGSLWIENVTQEDTGFYILQTIREPGEIVSNVPVYIQVHSSRYICGRPSPPVQPTVESVPPSVAEGGSILLLVHNLPEHLQSFFWYKGLIVFNKVEIARYRTAKNSSELGPAHSGRETVFSNGSLLLQNVTWKDTGFYTLRTLNTHKKTELAHFYLQVDTSLSLCRDPLTSAQLTIEPVPGHAAEGESVLLQVRNLPEDLQTFSWYKGVYSTEAFKIAEYSVATKSISSGRAHSRRETGYTNGSVLLQDVTEKDSGLYTLITTDSNFKIETAHVQVNVHKLATQPFMRATASSIRVQSSVVFTCFSDITGVSIRWLFNNHSLQLTERMTLSPSKCQLRIHAVREEDAGAYQCEAFNPVSSKPSLPVSLVVTKE